The genomic stretch GGTACAGGAAGGGCGGCCGACATCTTGGGGGTCAGTGCGCGGACGATGCGCCGGTGGCGGGAGCGCTATGAGCAACGGGGGCCGGATGCGTTCTTCGACCGCCGCCGGGAAACGCCATCCCGGCGGCGCGCCTCCGGGGCGGATCTGGCGCACGTGCTGCAGTTGTATCGGGAGCGGTATCGCGGCTTCAATGTGCGGCACTTCTGCGAGATTGCCCGCCGGGAGCATCAGGTGACGCGGTCCTACAGTTGGGTGAAGCACGCGTTGCAGACGGCGGGCCTGGTTCCGAAGAGCCGCCCCCGTGGCCGCCATCG from Acidobacteriota bacterium encodes the following:
- a CDS encoding transposase, coding for MRRWRERYEQRGPDAFFDRRRETPSRRRASGADLAHVLQLYRERYRGFNVRHFCEIARREHQVTRSYSWVKHALQTAGLVPKSRPRGRHR